In Anopheles gambiae chromosome 2, idAnoGambNW_F1_1, whole genome shotgun sequence, a single window of DNA contains:
- the LOC1276878 gene encoding G-protein coupled receptor Mth2 isoform X2 yields MQLYSWFYAEMILIIYCANIEIKIVYGDQMDPFDCPTAERIDLTEGVPDLQGSIRFAGNVYPSENYTQRSDHNHRYSCVCAVRKCVYVCCYHINRTECEQSALPLNRTSLNRASWSDVDLLEEVDLRESSEYWLIYATPPAWSSMPGYSLQIAGHEGELINDGSFAYGAKVYASRTYCINPAEDSTPHVWIMETDEHLEVHRWHSLGMIISIPFLIATLIVYALIPDLRNIPGKSLMCYVLMLMVSYLALILIKRSVFDGSPDWCTGIGYAYYFSVMSSFFWLNLMAFDIFWTFGGRRRRTTDQGKFLLYCCYGFGSPLIFLAIALVADHTELMYTSLRPGFGDGQCLFKGEQFVSFLYLYLPLVLLVSANLFFFISTAAKINSIERTTAAALQGESGRHSKYTNERNRYGLYVRLFVVMGVTWTFEFITWFAEAQNWLVYATDVCNCISGVFIFFLFVWKRKVWKLLQQRLSGKEVQKRNQALFSVSGTRTTSLAPGRKLSTLKMDTSSF; encoded by the exons ATGCAGCTCTACAGTTGGTTCTATGCTGAAATGATCTTGATCATTTACTGTGCAaacattgaaattaaaattgtctACGGTGATCAGATGGATCCTTTCGATTGTCCCACTGCAGAACGGATCGATCTAACGGAGGGTGTCCCAGATCTCCAAGGTTCTATTCGATTCGCCGGGAATGTTTATCCGTCCGAGAACTACACCCAACGCTCGGACCACAACCATCGctacagctgtgtgtgtgccgtgcggaagtgtgtgtacgtgtgttgcTATCACATTAATCGAACGGAATGTGAACAATCGGCCCTGCCCTTAAATCGAACCAGCCTAAACCGAGCGAGCTGGAGCGACGTGGACTTGCTGGAGGAGGTTGATCTACGGGAGAGTAGCGAGTACTGGCTGATCTATGCGACGCCACCGGCCTGGAGCAGTATGCCCGGCTACTCGCTACAGATCGCGGGCCATGAAGGTGAACTAATTAAT GATGGAAGCTTTGCGTATGGGGCGAAAGTGTACGCGAGCAGAACGTACTGCATAAATCCCGCTGAAGATTCGACGCCCCACGTGTGGATAATGGAAACGGACGAGCATCTGGAGGTGCACCGGTGGCATTCGCTGG GTATGATCATCTCCATACCGTTTCTCATAGCAACGTTGATCGTGTACGCTCTTATACCGGACCTACGTAACATCCCTGGGAAGTCGCTGATGTGCTACGTCTTAATGCTGATGGTTAGTTATCTGGCACTGATACTGATCAAGCGCAGCGTGTTTGATGGTTCACCCGATTGGTGTACGGGCATCGGGTACGCGTACTACTTTTCGGTAATGTCAAGCTTCTTCTGGCTTAATTTGATGGCGTTCGACATCTTCTGGACGTTCGGTGGCAGGCGACGACGGACGACTGATCAGGGGAAATTTCTACTGTACTGTTGCTACGGGTTTGGCAGTCCGTTGATCTTCCTGGCGATCGCACTGGTGGCGGATCATACCGAACTGATGTATACGAGCCTGCGGCCAGGGTTCGGAGATGGGCAGTGTCTTTTTAAGG GAGAGCAATTTGTATCATTTTTGTATCTGTACCTTccgttggtgctgctggtgagtGCCAATCTGTTCTTCTTCATCAGCACTGCTGCAAAGATCAACAGCATAGAGCGCACCACAGCGGCAGCTCTTCAAGGAGAGTCGGGACGACACAGCAAGTatacgaacgaacgaaataG ATATGGCCTGTACGTCCGACTGTTCGTAGTGATGGGTGTAACGTGGACGTTTGAGTTCATTACCTGGTTCGCTGAGGCGCAGAACTGGCTAGTGTATGCGACGGACGTCTGTAACTGCATCAGCGGTGTGTTTATCTTCTTCCTGTTTGTGTGGAAGCGCAAAGTGTGGAAGCTGCTGCAACAGAG GCTTAGCGGTAAGGAAGTGCAAAAACGCAACCAGGCACTGTTTTCGGTGAGCGGTACGAGAACTACTAGCTTGGCACCGGGCCGCAAACTGTCCACTTTAAAGATGGATACTTCCAGTTTCTAG
- the LOC1276878 gene encoding G-protein coupled receptor Mth2 isoform X1, with protein MRRHRPGAVCPATRYRSRAMKDGSFAYGAKVYASRTYCINPAEDSTPHVWIMETDEHLEVHRWHSLGMIISIPFLIATLIVYALIPDLRNIPGKSLMCYVLMLMVSYLALILIKRSVFDGSPDWCTGIGYAYYFSVMSSFFWLNLMAFDIFWTFGGRRRRTTDQGKFLLYCCYGFGSPLIFLAIALVADHTELMYTSLRPGFGDGQCLFKGEQFVSFLYLYLPLVLLVSANLFFFISTAAKINSIERTTAAALQGESGRHSKYTNERNRYGLYVRLFVVMGVTWTFEFITWFAEAQNWLVYATDVCNCISGVFIFFLFVWKRKVWKLLQQRLSGKEVQKRNQALFSVSGTRTTSLAPGRKLSTLKMDTSSF; from the exons ATGCGACGCCACCGGCCTGGAGCAGTATGCCCGGCTACTCGCTACAGATCGCGGGCCATGAAG GATGGAAGCTTTGCGTATGGGGCGAAAGTGTACGCGAGCAGAACGTACTGCATAAATCCCGCTGAAGATTCGACGCCCCACGTGTGGATAATGGAAACGGACGAGCATCTGGAGGTGCACCGGTGGCATTCGCTGG GTATGATCATCTCCATACCGTTTCTCATAGCAACGTTGATCGTGTACGCTCTTATACCGGACCTACGTAACATCCCTGGGAAGTCGCTGATGTGCTACGTCTTAATGCTGATGGTTAGTTATCTGGCACTGATACTGATCAAGCGCAGCGTGTTTGATGGTTCACCCGATTGGTGTACGGGCATCGGGTACGCGTACTACTTTTCGGTAATGTCAAGCTTCTTCTGGCTTAATTTGATGGCGTTCGACATCTTCTGGACGTTCGGTGGCAGGCGACGACGGACGACTGATCAGGGGAAATTTCTACTGTACTGTTGCTACGGGTTTGGCAGTCCGTTGATCTTCCTGGCGATCGCACTGGTGGCGGATCATACCGAACTGATGTATACGAGCCTGCGGCCAGGGTTCGGAGATGGGCAGTGTCTTTTTAAGG GAGAGCAATTTGTATCATTTTTGTATCTGTACCTTccgttggtgctgctggtgagtGCCAATCTGTTCTTCTTCATCAGCACTGCTGCAAAGATCAACAGCATAGAGCGCACCACAGCGGCAGCTCTTCAAGGAGAGTCGGGACGACACAGCAAGTatacgaacgaacgaaataG ATATGGCCTGTACGTCCGACTGTTCGTAGTGATGGGTGTAACGTGGACGTTTGAGTTCATTACCTGGTTCGCTGAGGCGCAGAACTGGCTAGTGTATGCGACGGACGTCTGTAACTGCATCAGCGGTGTGTTTATCTTCTTCCTGTTTGTGTGGAAGCGCAAAGTGTGGAAGCTGCTGCAACAGAG GCTTAGCGGTAAGGAAGTGCAAAAACGCAACCAGGCACTGTTTTCGGTGAGCGGTACGAGAACTACTAGCTTGGCACCGGGCCGCAAACTGTCCACTTTAAAGATGGATACTTCCAGTTTCTAG